One genomic window of Leptospira paudalimensis includes the following:
- a CDS encoding RNA recognition motif domain-containing protein has protein sequence MVSNKIYVGNLKFSLKEENIRQIFSVYGVIQDLKMIHDRETGNFRGFAFITYANPSEAEEAVAQMNGQPVDGRNLKVTFAEDKRKEKQN, from the coding sequence ATGGTTTCAAATAAAATTTATGTAGGGAATTTAAAATTTTCCCTCAAGGAAGAGAATATCCGGCAAATTTTTTCAGTGTATGGAGTGATCCAAGATTTGAAAATGATACATGATCGAGAGACTGGCAATTTTAGAGGGTTTGCCTTTATCACTTATGCAAATCCAAGTGAGGCGGAGGAAGCAGTGGCACAAATGAATGGCCAACCTGTAGATGGTCGCAACCTAAAAGTTACGTTTGCCGAGGACAAAAGAAAAGAAAAACAGAACTAA
- a CDS encoding EAL domain-containing response regulator — translation MNEKPYILCIDDEFFILWNLKEQLKKVFGSGFTIETAESAETAKEIMKEIDSSGADLAVVICDHVMPGQKGDEFLIEMQKTHPRTKKIMLTGQAPAQAIGNALNHGCLYRYLSKPWDAHDLELTIKQAIDAFFQEKSLEEKNKELADSLYFHRDTKFPNFESLAKELKSNNISNTNQSILLIKIVTFPTIIKTFGIEVYRKIFRKLLQLLTVHLQNEHKVFHLYSDEIAILSNLSEQALVDTIRSFRMMLKSDEFYLDGVGFHLDCRYASATGQEDCYYKAKLALFQAEIQNSMDFVSYTEDLSTDHHLQNFQLSQKIHSAISNKQIVPFFQGILDNQTKEIRKFECLARIKDRDTILTPDVFLKLAKVTGSIRMIGLQMIDESMQYFSNFPYDFSINLTESELEYKSFSKWVESRLSHYKINPTRVTFEILEDISFSEHKHSLSTIKDLKSIGCQIAIDDFGVQYSNLARLLEFNPDYLKIDGKFIKNLPENKTAYLLVQGIVDLARGIGAKVVAEFVDRPAIQDLVESLGIEYSQGYLFMKPSASIPEPASLKL, via the coding sequence TTGAACGAAAAACCTTACATCTTATGCATTGATGATGAATTCTTTATCCTTTGGAACCTGAAAGAACAACTAAAGAAAGTCTTTGGTTCAGGGTTTACCATAGAAACTGCCGAAAGTGCAGAAACTGCCAAAGAAATCATGAAAGAAATAGATAGCAGTGGGGCTGATTTAGCAGTTGTCATCTGCGACCATGTGATGCCAGGCCAAAAAGGTGATGAATTTCTCATCGAAATGCAAAAAACCCATCCCCGTACCAAAAAAATCATGTTAACGGGTCAGGCTCCCGCGCAAGCCATAGGGAATGCACTCAATCATGGTTGTTTGTACCGATATTTGTCCAAACCATGGGATGCACATGATTTGGAACTTACCATCAAACAGGCAATCGATGCTTTTTTCCAAGAAAAGTCTTTGGAAGAAAAAAACAAAGAACTTGCTGATTCTCTCTATTTCCACCGTGACACAAAATTTCCTAATTTTGAATCTCTAGCAAAAGAACTCAAAAGCAATAATATTTCCAACACAAACCAATCGATTTTGCTTATCAAAATTGTAACCTTCCCAACAATCATCAAAACCTTTGGGATCGAAGTGTATCGTAAGATTTTTCGCAAATTATTACAACTTCTCACGGTACATTTGCAAAATGAACATAAGGTATTCCATTTGTATTCGGATGAAATTGCCATTCTTTCGAATCTCTCCGAACAAGCATTAGTTGATACAATTCGAAGTTTCCGAATGATGCTCAAATCTGATGAATTTTATTTGGATGGTGTCGGATTCCATTTGGACTGTCGGTATGCATCAGCTACGGGACAGGAAGATTGTTATTACAAAGCAAAACTTGCCCTCTTCCAAGCAGAAATCCAAAACTCAATGGATTTTGTTTCCTATACGGAAGATTTATCAACAGACCACCACTTACAAAACTTCCAACTGAGTCAAAAAATCCATTCTGCCATTTCCAATAAACAGATTGTGCCTTTTTTCCAAGGAATTTTGGACAACCAAACAAAGGAAATACGAAAATTTGAATGTTTAGCAAGGATTAAAGACAGAGATACAATTTTAACACCAGATGTATTTTTGAAATTAGCAAAAGTCACGGGAAGCATTCGTATGATTGGCTTACAAATGATTGATGAGTCCATGCAATACTTTTCCAATTTCCCTTATGATTTTTCGATTAATTTAACCGAATCAGAATTAGAATATAAAAGTTTTAGCAAATGGGTAGAATCAAGACTCTCCCATTATAAAATTAATCCAACACGTGTGACCTTCGAGATCCTAGAAGACATCAGTTTTTCAGAACACAAACATAGTTTATCTACAATCAAAGATTTAAAATCCATAGGTTGCCAAATAGCGATCGATGATTTTGGGGTACAATATTCCAACCTTGCTCGACTATTGGAATTTAACCCAGATTATTTAAAAATTGATGGTAAGTTTATCAAAAACTTACCTGAAAACAAAACAGCATATTTATTGGTTCAAGGTATTGTTGACTTAGCACGAGGAATAGGCGCAAAAGTTGTTGCTGAATTTGTAGATCGCCCCGCCATACAAGATTTAGTTGAGTCCTTAGGAATAGAGTATTCCCAAGGTTATTTGTTTATGAAACCATCTGCTTCCATTCCAGAGCCTGCTAGTCTCAAATTATAA